The genome window GTGGACATCCTCAAACGGCGCAAAAATCTGCGCATTCTGCATTTGCCCGGCCTGGCCGAGCTGGAGCAGTTCGCCGACCAGCCGTTTCTGGATGCGAAGTCGCTTACGGACGGCGGGCTCGTGCTGCAATTTTCCTTTGTAAATCGCATCCGCACCGCAGAAGACTTCCTGCCGGCCGAGGCCGAGAAAGAAGGTACGGTCTACGCAGCGCGCAAACCAACGGCGCAGGAAGCGGACGATCTCCTTTTCGCCTGGGCCGTGGAGGCGGGCGTCACGTCCAATTCCGTGATTTTCTCCAAAGACGGCGCGACCGTGGCCATAGGCACCGGCGAGCAGGACCGCGTGGGCTGCGTGGAAATCACCATTTCCAAGGCCTATACCAAGTACGCGGACAGGCTAGTCTTCGCGCGGGAGGGCATGTCTTTGTATGAACTGGAGGCCAAGGCCCGGAACGACGAGGCGGCCGCCAGGTCCCTGGAAGAGATCAGGCTGGAGGTGGAGACCGACAAGGGCGGCCTCAAGGGCACAGTCCTGGTCTCGGACGGCTTTTTCCCCTTCCGCGATGGCGTGGACGTGGCCATAGCTCAGGGCGTGACGGCCATCGCCCAGCCCGGCGGCTCGATCCGCGACCACGAGGTTATCGAGGCCGTGAACCAGGCCTCGCCCCAGGTGGCCATGGTATTCACCGGACAGCGGTCCTTCAAACACTGAGGAGTCCTTTTGAGCGGTTCCACAGTGCGCCATCCGGTTCCCGGTTGCGTGGTCGAGTTCATGCAGGCGAACCGGCCGCATATAGCATTTGTCGTCGGTGAGAAGAGCGGACGCCTCAAGCTGCTCACCCTGAACAGTCGTGAAATGAATCATAAACAGGATCGGCTGCTGCCCTGGATAGGTCCACGGTATGCGCCTGACCTC of Oceanidesulfovibrio indonesiensis contains these proteins:
- a CDS encoding IMP cyclohydrolase, with product MSDLKTMYKALAEDPFPSELTVTLGEQKLVFEKRTWTVDGQEKGLRYGENPGQPAALYAPKEGGIELGGIALRNAPGGPVLVSACREEHMIQAGKHPGKTNLTDVDNGANILQYLAAKPAAVILKHNNPCGAAWDEGGVATALQKAFNADRIAAFGGAVVVNRPLDKAAAEIIDGAYFEVVAAPDFEAGVVDILKRRKNLRILHLPGLAELEQFADQPFLDAKSLTDGGLVLQFSFVNRIRTAEDFLPAEAEKEGTVYAARKPTAQEADDLLFAWAVEAGVTSNSVIFSKDGATVAIGTGEQDRVGCVEITISKAYTKYADRLVFAREGMSLYELEAKARNDEAAARSLEEIRLEVETDKGGLKGTVLVSDGFFPFRDGVDVAIAQGVTAIAQPGGSIRDHEVIEAVNQASPQVAMVFTGQRSFKH